In the genome of Acidovorax sp. 69, the window GTGCGCGGATCAGCATGGCTTCGCGCACCGGTTGCATGTTGGGGTCGGTGTTGGCGTGGGGCAACTGATCGGAGAGCCAGCGCTTGATGGAGCTGTAACCCATCATCACCAGACCCCGGCGCAGCGAGTCGATGCCGGTGCGCAGTCCCAGGGCCGCAGAGTTGGTGTAGACCATGAAGCGGTACGCGAGCAGCGGGTCTTCGCCCATGATGTCTTCAAAAGTTTCCAGCGACTGCTCGGCGTCGATGGCCTTCATCAGCTTGAAGATCACGGCATGCGACGGCTGCTGCGGATGGTGGCGCAGGCTGTAGAGAACGTCTTCCGACGGCCAGCCCGCCAGCGCCATGGCGTTGCTCTGGTCCAGGCAGTGTTCCATGAGTGCACGGCTGGAGATGTTCTCGTACATCTGCCCCGCCAGCACTGGACTGGCGGCACGCGTTGGCGCTGCGGGCGCGCCCGGGCGTGTGGGTGGCGCCGTTTGCAGCGCGGCTACCGCATCTTCGGGGCGCAGGGTCAGCAGGCTGTTGTCAAAACAGCGGGCAATTTCGGGCTCGGGCAGTTTGCCGGTGTCTCCGCGCCACACGAGCCGAAGCCCGCGTTGGTGTGCAGCCTTGACGCGTGCGTAGATGGCCGAGTCCGACAGCCAGTCGCCGCGCACTTCAATCCAGGGGGCGCCGCGCGGGGCATGTTCGAGCAGATCACACAGCAACTGGCGTGTTTGCGCCGAGATCAAGAGCGGTGGTGAGCTGGCCGACCACAGCTCCTGCAAAGTGCGCAGCAAGTGGGCGGCATCGACCACAGCCGATGCCTCGTTGTAGGCGTACAACTGGATACCGGCCAGCTTGCGGGCCCGGTTCCACAAAGGGCGGTAGCCCAAAATCAGGCTGCCAAGGACAGATTGGACCATGTGCTCTCAGGCGTTGTCTCGTCGTGGGGCCTGTCCTCGCCTGGGGCTGTGCGGCGTGGGAAGACCCGCGTTAACTGATGAAATTGAACAGGGACAGTTTTTGAACCTGGGCATAGGATTTGAGTGCTGCCTCATAGCCCACCTGCTGGTTCTGGAAGTCCGAAATGCCCTTGATCATATCGAGATCCTCGGCCCGCGAGCGGTCGCCTTCGAGCTGGATGGAGCGTTTGTCCTGATCCCCCGTGATGCGGTCTGCGCGGTTGAGCAACTCGCCAGCGTAGCTGCGCATGTTGTGAACCCGCTCCAGCCCGATGTCGATGTTGGCCAGCGCTTGTCCCACGGCCTGGATGGCCGCATTGTTGTTGGGGGCATTGCGGATGCCGTTGATCGCACTGTCCAGCGTGCTGAACATGCTGGCGCTTGGTTGCAGCGTGACGGTGTCTCCATTGTCGGGATTGCCCTTGATATCGAAGGTCAGGCCTGGAATGCCGGCGACAGAGATCGTGACCGGTTTGTCGGTCGGGTAATCAGGCACCACCACGGGGGCCGATACGGCGCCAGTCGTGGTGTTGGTGAGTGTGTAGGTGGCGGTGCTGGTACCTGTGGTGGCTCCCGGGCCCACGGCACTGAAGGTGATGCTGTAGTTGTCGCCGGTCACCAGTCCCAGGTTGCTGGGTGTGATTGCCGTGGTGGTGAGTTGCCTGCTGCTGGGGATGGCGCTGACACCCGCGGTGTAGACGCCATCGCGGTTGGGGTCGAACATGAAGGTCGAGTCGCCATCGAGTGTTCCGGGGACCGTCACCCCGGTGCTTGCCGTCTGGCCAGGCAGGCCTTGAAAGTTGTAGTCAGGGGAGGCGCTCAACGGGCCCAGAAAGGGCGCCAGTGCGCTACCCAGTGCGCTCAGCAATGGAATGCCGTTGGTGTCTTTGCGGTTGGCGACTTCCAGCAGTTGTTCGCGCAACCCCTGCAATTGGTTGGCGACGGTGGCGCGGTCATTGGGCGTCATGCTGGCGTCGCCAGCGCTCACCACCAACTCGCGAAAGTTCTGGATCAGATTCACCGCGTCACCCAGCGACGATTCGCCCTGGGCGATGGCGTTGCGCTGGGTCTCCAGGGCGCGCTGCTCGGTCTGGATGCGCGACAGGCGGTTGAGTGCGCGCTCGGCTTGTGCTGCCGATAC includes:
- a CDS encoding HDOD domain-containing protein, whose product is MVQSVLGSLILGYRPLWNRARKLAGIQLYAYNEASAVVDAAHLLRTLQELWSASSPPLLISAQTRQLLCDLLEHAPRGAPWIEVRGDWLSDSAIYARVKAAHQRGLRLVWRGDTGKLPEPEIARCFDNSLLTLRPEDAVAALQTAPPTRPGAPAAPTRAASPVLAGQMYENISSRALMEHCLDQSNAMALAGWPSEDVLYSLRHHPQQPSHAVIFKLMKAIDAEQSLETFEDIMGEDPLLAYRFMVYTNSAALGLRTGIDSLRRGLVMMGYSSIKRWLSDQLPHANTDPNMQPVREAMLIRAQLTARLLDAGIENDLRREIYLCGLLSQLDELLGEPLGTILRRLPLSERIYDATVLRTGPYTSGLQMACALETDDASAIRQLCETFELDLEEVNRALLRVLSDLEVERPPAGR
- the flgL gene encoding flagellar hook-associated protein FlgL, with protein sequence MSNNIYRLGTANMYDNALRNLGARQSSLSSLQENLTSGKRVVRASDDPVSAAQAERALNRLSRIQTEQRALETQRNAIAQGESSLGDAVNLIQNFRELVVSAGDASMTPNDRATVANQLQGLREQLLEVANRKDTNGIPLLSALGSALAPFLGPLSASPDYNFQGLPGQTASTGVTVPGTLDGDSTFMFDPNRDGVYTAGVSAIPSSRQLTTTAITPSNLGLVTGDNYSITFSAVGPGATTGTSTATYTLTNTTTGAVSAPVVVPDYPTDKPVTISVAGIPGLTFDIKGNPDNGDTVTLQPSASMFSTLDSAINGIRNAPNNNAAIQAVGQALANIDIGLERVHNMRSYAGELLNRADRITGDQDKRSIQLEGDRSRAEDLDMIKGISDFQNQQVGYEAALKSYAQVQKLSLFNFIS